One Spea bombifrons isolate aSpeBom1 chromosome 1, aSpeBom1.2.pri, whole genome shotgun sequence DNA window includes the following coding sequences:
- the BABAM1 gene encoding BRISC and BRCA1-A complex member 1 yields the protein MDTSEATEEAERAEQRPRTRSNPEGAEDRGVPPQPAVGSRSEGEGEAAQIEDQPPPSTAPPSCPLPPPIEFQVKTPRVNCPEKVIICLDLAEEMSSQKLESFNGSKANALNSSQKMIEMFVRTKHKIDKRHEFALVVANNEAMWLSGFTSDPREVCSCLYDLETNVCDSFNLEGLFNLIQQRTEFPVTDNVQTIPPPYVVRIILIYSRPASQPPLTLTENMKKMLQCPYFFFDVIYIHNGTEEDELSWKDVFEFFSSLDTKGTSYKYEVSITGPALELHNCMARLLAHPLQRPFQSHAAYSLLEEEEGSPEGEVTV from the exons CTCCCCAGCCTGCAGTGGGCAGCAGAAGTGAGGGAGAAGGTGAAGCGGCACAAATTGAAGATCAACCACCTCCGTCAACCGCTCCGCCATCCTGTCCCCTCCCTCCACCTATAGAGTTTCAGGTCAAAACTCCCAGAGTCAACTGCCCTGAGAAAGTG ATAATTTGCCTAGATCTGGCAGAAGAAATGTCCTCTCAGAAGCTGGAATCATTTAATGG GTCCAAAGCCAATGCCCTTAATTCATCCCAGAAAATGATTGAGATGTTTGTCCGTACCAAGCACAAGATAGACAAGAGACATGAGTTTGCTCTGGTGGTGGCAAACAATGAGGCCATGTGG CTTTCTGGATTCACCTCTGACCCACGTGAGGTATGCAGCTGTCTCTACGATCTTGAGACCAATGTCTGTGACTCTTTCA ATTTAGAAGGacttttcaaccttat CCAACAGAGGACTGAGTTCCCAGTTACAGATAACGTGCAAACCATACCTCCTCCCTATGTAGTGAGGATTATCTTGATATACAGTCGTCCGGCCTCTCAACCACCATTGACCCTTACAGAGAACATGAAG AAAATGCTGCAATGtccatattttttctttgatgtAATTTATATTCACAATGGAACAGAGGAGGACGAACTGAGCTGGAAG GACGTGTTTGAGTTCTTCAGCAGTCTGGACACCAAAGGGACCAGCTACAAATACGAAGTTTCAATAACAGGCCCAGCCCTGGAGCTACATAACTGTATGGCAAGGCTGCTTGCTCACCCCCTCCAGCGCCCGTTCCAGAGCCATGCAGCCTATAGCCTACTAGAGGAAGAAGAGGGGAGTCCTGAAGGGGAAGTGACTgtgtaa